One Halovivax ruber XH-70 genomic region harbors:
- a CDS encoding DUF7344 domain-containing protein: MAPLTEEADSGTLTADTILELLANRRRRYLLYALRGRTDPIELSRLAETVAGWEHDVPPDEVAKNDYKSVYVSSVQCHVPKLAEAGVVDHDTNDHSVILAENYEQLEPYLEVVIRDEPENSTLQRALDSHSGDGFFRSIRENVSRLTH, encoded by the coding sequence ATGGCACCGCTTACCGAAGAAGCGGATTCCGGCACACTGACGGCGGATACTATCCTCGAGTTACTGGCAAACCGCCGTCGCCGGTATCTTCTCTACGCACTCAGGGGGCGAACGGATCCCATCGAACTGTCCCGTCTGGCCGAAACCGTCGCGGGCTGGGAACACGACGTCCCACCCGACGAAGTGGCAAAGAACGATTACAAGAGTGTGTACGTCTCGTCGGTCCAGTGTCACGTGCCGAAACTCGCCGAGGCAGGCGTCGTCGACCACGATACCAACGACCACTCGGTCATCCTCGCGGAGAACTACGAACAGCTCGAACCCTATCTCGAAGTCGTCATCCGTGACGAGCCCGAGAACTCGACGCTTCAGCGTGCACTCGATTCGCACTCCGGGGACGGATTCTTCCGCTCGATCCGGGAGAACGTCTCTCGGTTGACGCACTGA
- a CDS encoding beta-glucosidase, with amino-acid sequence MSRVPATTCRLSSVLAAGLAIGALVASTIGGGDESETELGTDRSPAELIDELDLGQKTALTHGHAFDRNPFDRRQTGYVAPVPELDIPPLKLTDGPHGVRHGPATAFPAGVSQISTWDCDRLYAVGHAMGREAKAAEQDVLLAPAINIVRVPTGGRTFEYFGEDPSLAARGAVATIRGIQDAGTIATAKHFVANNQEGKPRFRTGSDVPVLRSVLQRGSRFVVDSQVSERALRELYLPAFRAAVEAADVGAVMTAYNSVNGDYASENAPLFDVLEDEWGFDGFTVSDWLLGVKSRDGSIEAGLDLEMPYGLFYGLPLRLGLTLGSVDEATIDGMIERTLGQMERFGILQGERVGPPGVANTAEHQRLARETAAHGAVLLKNEPIGDGDPLLPIDPDRIDSLAVIGDAIDTATVGGGGSSAVSPPYTVSPLAGIETRLGADVRIVTADPTNGIDRAVDVAESVECALIFVHDAATEGVDRYDMALHGTQDEVVSAVAEANDRVAVVLDTGGPVTMPWVASVPAVCELWYPGMEDGRATADIVFGDVDPGGKLPITFGERFDDYPVSTPEQYPGVANTVTYAEGVFVGYRHFDAHDIDPLFPFGHGESYTTFDYGELSVSPAETALSRPISVAIPVENTGDRPGREVVQVYVAPMGPSVPRPPKELRAFETVTLAPGERSVVELTLSADDFAYYDDSLADWVVDPGEYTILAGSSSRDIRASHPVTIR; translated from the coding sequence ATGTCCAGAGTGCCAGCGACAACCTGCCGGCTGTCGTCCGTGCTGGCCGCTGGGCTGGCAATCGGAGCGCTCGTTGCCAGCACGATCGGGGGTGGTGACGAGTCAGAGACCGAGCTGGGGACCGACCGATCGCCCGCCGAACTGATCGACGAACTGGATCTCGGACAGAAGACGGCGCTCACCCACGGTCACGCGTTCGATCGAAACCCCTTCGATCGCCGCCAGACGGGCTACGTAGCACCCGTTCCCGAACTCGATATTCCACCGCTGAAACTGACCGACGGGCCACACGGCGTTCGCCACGGTCCGGCGACCGCCTTTCCGGCGGGCGTGAGTCAGATCTCGACCTGGGACTGTGATCGACTGTACGCCGTCGGTCACGCGATGGGTCGCGAGGCGAAGGCTGCGGAGCAGGACGTTCTCCTCGCCCCGGCGATCAACATCGTTCGGGTCCCCACGGGCGGCCGGACGTTCGAGTACTTCGGCGAGGATCCGTCCCTCGCCGCCCGTGGTGCGGTGGCCACGATCCGGGGGATTCAGGACGCGGGCACGATCGCGACCGCGAAACACTTCGTCGCGAACAATCAGGAAGGCAAGCCTCGCTTCCGGACCGGTTCGGACGTTCCCGTCCTCAGATCGGTCCTCCAGCGTGGATCGCGCTTCGTGGTCGACTCGCAGGTAAGCGAGCGTGCACTCCGAGAGCTCTACCTGCCCGCGTTCCGGGCTGCCGTCGAAGCGGCCGACGTCGGGGCGGTGATGACGGCCTACAACAGCGTCAACGGCGACTACGCTTCGGAGAACGCACCCCTGTTCGACGTGCTAGAGGATGAGTGGGGATTCGACGGGTTCACCGTCTCTGACTGGCTTCTCGGCGTCAAGAGTCGGGACGGCTCGATCGAGGCCGGGCTGGATCTCGAGATGCCCTACGGGCTCTTCTACGGTCTTCCGCTCCGGCTGGGGCTCACGCTGGGAAGCGTCGACGAAGCTACCATCGACGGGATGATCGAACGGACGCTCGGACAGATGGAGCGATTCGGTATCTTGCAGGGCGAGCGGGTGGGTCCGCCCGGCGTGGCGAACACGGCCGAACACCAGCGACTGGCGCGCGAGACGGCCGCCCACGGTGCGGTGTTGCTGAAAAACGAGCCGATCGGTGACGGCGATCCCCTCCTGCCGATCGACCCCGACCGGATCGACTCGCTCGCGGTCATCGGCGATGCAATCGACACGGCGACGGTCGGTGGCGGTGGCTCCTCCGCTGTCTCTCCACCCTACACCGTGAGTCCGCTTGCAGGGATCGAAACCCGACTGGGTGCGGACGTGCGGATCGTCACCGCGGACCCGACGAACGGCATCGACCGGGCGGTCGACGTCGCCGAATCCGTCGAATGTGCGCTGATCTTCGTCCACGACGCCGCTACCGAGGGCGTTGATCGATACGACATGGCGCTTCACGGGACACAGGACGAGGTCGTGTCGGCCGTCGCCGAGGCGAACGACCGCGTCGCGGTGGTCCTCGACACCGGCGGCCCCGTCACGATGCCGTGGGTGGCGTCGGTTCCGGCGGTTTGCGAACTGTGGTATCCGGGGATGGAAGACGGGCGGGCGACGGCGGACATCGTCTTCGGCGACGTCGACCCCGGCGGGAAACTGCCGATCACGTTCGGCGAGCGGTTCGACGACTACCCGGTCTCCACTCCCGAACAGTACCCAGGCGTCGCCAACACGGTCACCTACGCGGAGGGCGTCTTCGTCGGCTACCGCCACTTCGACGCCCACGATATCGATCCGCTGTTTCCCTTCGGTCACGGCGAGTCCTACACCACGTTCGACTACGGCGAGCTGTCGGTGTCACCCGCGGAAACAGCGCTCAGCCGACCGATCTCCGTCGCTATCCCGGTCGAGAACACCGGGGATCGGCCCGGGCGCGAGGTCGTCCAGGTGTACGTCGCGCCGATGGGACCGAGCGTCCCTCGCCCGCCGAAAGAACTTCGCGCGTTCGAGACGGTGACGCTCGCACCCGGTGAACGGTCCGTGGTCGAACTGACGCTTTCGGCCGACGACTTCGCCTACTACGACGACTCGCTGGCCGACTGGGTGGTCGACCCGGGCGAGTACACGATCCTCGCTGGCAGTTCCTCACGAGACATCCGGGCGAGTCACCCAGTCACGATCCGATAG
- a CDS encoding isocitrate/isopropylmalate dehydrogenase family protein: MSDATRAGGDVSGGNGGTDDETIVVIPGDGIGQEVVPAAVEVLESLDAGFDLVTYEAGDHVAAERGTPLPAETRAAVETADATLFGAAGESAADVILPLRRAVDSFVNVRPARAYPGVDALRPETDLVFLRENTEGVYAGLGRRLTDDVATGTRLTTRSASERLAEFACRYLADAAADSFTVVHKANVMGETDGLFRESVFDVAADHGVEPDEALMDAFATRVCLDPTQFDIVVCPNLAGDVLSDLAAGLVGGLGLLPSANLGPERGLFEPVHGTAPDIAGQGLSNPSATILSAAMLLEFLGYDEDARAVRRAVESVLESGPRTPDLGSDATTSDVTATIIERMSTDEAP; this comes from the coding sequence ATGAGTGACGCAACGCGCGCCGGCGGGGACGTCTCCGGCGGGAACGGTGGAACCGACGACGAGACGATCGTCGTGATCCCGGGCGACGGCATCGGCCAGGAAGTCGTGCCGGCCGCGGTCGAAGTTCTCGAATCCCTCGACGCCGGGTTCGACCTCGTGACGTACGAGGCAGGCGACCACGTCGCGGCCGAGCGGGGGACGCCGCTGCCCGCGGAGACCCGCGCGGCCGTCGAGACAGCGGACGCGACGCTGTTCGGCGCGGCGGGCGAAAGTGCCGCGGACGTGATCCTCCCGCTTCGACGTGCCGTCGACTCGTTCGTCAACGTCCGCCCAGCACGAGCGTATCCGGGGGTCGACGCCCTCCGGCCCGAGACGGACCTGGTCTTCCTCCGCGAGAACACCGAGGGCGTCTACGCCGGCCTGGGACGGCGGCTCACCGACGACGTGGCGACGGGAACGCGACTCACAACCCGCTCCGCGTCGGAACGGCTCGCCGAGTTCGCCTGTCGCTATCTCGCAGACGCCGCGGCCGACTCGTTCACCGTCGTCCACAAGGCGAACGTGATGGGCGAGACGGACGGGCTGTTTCGCGAGTCGGTCTTCGATGTCGCGGCCGACCACGGCGTCGAACCCGACGAGGCGCTCATGGACGCCTTCGCGACGCGCGTCTGTCTCGACCCCACCCAGTTCGACATCGTCGTCTGTCCGAACCTCGCTGGCGACGTACTCTCCGATCTGGCAGCCGGGCTCGTCGGTGGTCTCGGCCTCCTTCCCTCCGCAAATCTGGGGCCCGAACGCGGGCTGTTCGAACCCGTCCACGGAACGGCACCGGACATCGCCGGACAGGGCCTCTCGAACCCGAGCGCGACGATCCTGTCGGCCGCGATGCTTCTGGAATTCCTCGGGTACGACGAGGACGCGCGGGCGGTTCGCCGGGCCGTCGAGTCCGTGCTCGAATCGGGCCCGCGGACGCCCGACCTCGGCAGCGACGCGACGACGAGCGACGTCACCGCGACGATTATCGAGCGGATGTCGACCGATGAAGCACCGTAG
- the leuD gene encoding 3-isopropylmalate dehydratase small subunit, with protein sequence MNDSDGATTGPEPVERVRGTGVPIRGNEIDTDQILPARFLKAVTFEGLGQFAFFDQRFDEEDEPLEHPFNDDRFEGASVLVVNSNFGCGSSREHAPQALMRWGIDAIVGESFAEIFAGNCLGLGIPTVTAGHEEIAALQAWVETNPDDPVTVSVADEAVTYGETTLDVTVDEAQRRALVDGNWDTTALMRQHPETVHETAASLPYADLEAGDGVGRTVDAGVTSDE encoded by the coding sequence ATGAACGATTCTGACGGCGCCACGACCGGCCCGGAACCGGTCGAGCGCGTCCGCGGGACCGGGGTCCCGATCCGCGGCAACGAGATCGATACCGACCAGATCCTGCCGGCGCGCTTCCTGAAGGCGGTTACGTTCGAGGGTCTGGGCCAGTTCGCCTTCTTCGATCAGCGGTTTGATGAAGAGGACGAACCGCTCGAGCACCCGTTCAACGACGATCGGTTCGAGGGTGCGTCGGTCCTGGTCGTGAATTCGAACTTCGGCTGTGGCTCCTCGCGTGAACACGCCCCGCAGGCGCTCATGCGCTGGGGGATCGACGCCATCGTCGGCGAGAGCTTCGCCGAGATCTTCGCGGGCAACTGCCTCGGCCTGGGCATCCCGACGGTGACGGCCGGTCACGAGGAGATCGCGGCGCTGCAAGCGTGGGTCGAGACCAACCCCGACGACCCGGTCACGGTCTCCGTCGCGGACGAAGCCGTCACCTACGGTGAGACGACCCTCGACGTCACGGTGGACGAGGCCCAGCGGCGTGCGCTCGTCGACGGCAACTGGGACACGACGGCGCTGATGCGGCAGCATCCCGAAACCGTTCACGAGACGGCCGCATCGCTCCCCTACGCCGACCTCGAGGCCGGCGACGGTGTCGGTCGAACGGTCGACGCCGGGGTGACGAGCGATGAGTGA
- a CDS encoding PQQ-dependent sugar dehydrogenase: MVPHTGRRRFLTCAAVGAATGLAGCAGEFSLDTTDSDAVPTEVESVPEAVGLETVVDGLDAPLAVSFVPDAASRYVAERDGRILRHGSDGLQDDPVLDLRETVEPEGEKGLLGMAVHPNFADNRRLFVRYSGPLREGMPADYSHTFVLAEFEVTADGTRAPRDTERRILEIPEPRDLHNGGDLAFGPDGFLYVSVGDSGAAPEEGWHGPGGGGNGQDVTENLLGSILRLDVDEPSSGNRNAADDGRGGQDGRGYAIPDDNPLVGRDGLDEHFAWGFRNPWRLSFDGDDLYVADVGQSSYEEVNLVENGGNYGWNVKEGTHCFKAEDCPDETPDHVRGGEPLVDPIIEYPHEGGSVSGVSVMGGYVYRGSALPDLHERYVFGDFIPDGRLFVATPSDNDDELWSTAAIELDDAGKLTRILSFGRDDRGEVYVLGTGSEDGGLFRIVPAV; this comes from the coding sequence ATGGTGCCACACACTGGTCGCCGGCGGTTCCTGACGTGTGCCGCCGTCGGTGCCGCGACAGGACTCGCCGGCTGTGCAGGGGAGTTTTCTCTCGACACCACGGACTCGGATGCCGTCCCGACCGAGGTCGAATCCGTTCCCGAGGCGGTCGGTCTCGAGACGGTCGTCGACGGACTGGACGCGCCGCTCGCCGTTTCGTTCGTTCCCGATGCAGCGTCCCGGTACGTCGCGGAACGCGACGGCCGCATCCTCCGCCACGGATCGGACGGCCTGCAGGACGACCCTGTGCTCGATCTCCGCGAGACGGTCGAACCGGAGGGGGAGAAGGGACTGCTCGGCATGGCCGTGCATCCGAACTTTGCCGACAATCGGCGGCTGTTCGTCCGCTACAGCGGTCCGCTCCGCGAGGGGATGCCGGCGGACTACAGTCACACGTTCGTCCTGGCCGAGTTCGAGGTGACCGCGGACGGAACGCGAGCGCCGCGTGACACCGAACGGCGGATCCTCGAAATTCCGGAACCACGTGATCTCCACAACGGTGGGGACCTCGCGTTCGGACCCGACGGCTTTCTCTACGTCTCTGTCGGTGACAGCGGTGCCGCCCCCGAGGAGGGCTGGCACGGGCCCGGGGGCGGCGGCAACGGCCAGGACGTGACCGAGAACCTCCTCGGCAGCATCCTGCGGCTGGACGTCGACGAACCCTCGTCCGGGAACCGGAACGCTGCGGACGACGGACGAGGTGGCCAGGACGGACGGGGGTACGCCATTCCGGACGACAATCCGCTCGTCGGTCGGGACGGCCTGGACGAACACTTCGCGTGGGGGTTCCGAAATCCCTGGCGCCTCTCGTTCGACGGCGACGACCTGTACGTCGCAGACGTCGGCCAGAGCAGCTACGAGGAAGTGAACCTCGTCGAAAACGGCGGTAACTACGGCTGGAACGTGAAGGAAGGCACGCATTGTTTCAAGGCCGAGGACTGTCCGGACGAGACGCCCGACCACGTGCGGGGTGGCGAACCGCTCGTCGATCCGATCATCGAGTACCCACACGAGGGTGGCTCGGTGAGCGGCGTCTCGGTCATGGGCGGGTACGTCTACCGCGGGTCGGCACTCCCGGACCTGCACGAGCGCTACGTCTTCGGCGATTTCATCCCGGATGGACGACTGTTCGTCGCCACGCCGTCGGACAACGATGACGAACTGTGGTCGACTGCCGCCATCGAACTCGACGACGCGGGGAAACTCACCCGTATCCTCTCGTTCGGTCGGGACGACCGGGGCGAGGTGTACGTTCTCGGAACCGGCTCCGAGGACGGTGGGCTCTTTCGCATCGTCCCCGCAGTGTGA
- the ilvD gene encoding dihydroxy-acid dehydratase, with product MTQKHDDISDDGLRTAKSTSLPSSDVTEGADRAPHRAMFYAMEYDEEDLASPMIGIANPAADVTPCNVHLDELAEAAWTGVDDAGGMPIEFGTITISDAISMGTEGMKASLVSREVIADSVELVAFGERLDGLVTLAGCDKNLPGMMMAAIRTDLPTVFCYGGTILPGEFHGDDVTIQDVFEGVGAHAEGDLSREELDELEHAACPGPGSCAGMYTANTMASMSEALGLAPLGSATAPAVTDERAEIVAEAGALALEAVEADRRPSDILTRESFENAITLDVAIGGSTNSVLHLLALAAEAGIDLAIEDFDEISRRTPHIVDVRPGGTHVMADLHQQGGIPVVLRRLLDADLLHGDAMTVTGRTIEDELDALSLPADDDVDPAVVRPIEDPIHEEGALVILTGNLAPDGSVLKVTGDDELYHQGPARVFEREEDAMEWVQSGGIESGDVVVIRNEGPRGGPGMREMLGVTAAVVGQGHEDDVALLTDGRFSGATRGPMIGHVAPEAADGGPIAAVEDGDIVTVDIPNRELSVALDDAELESRLDARDEPEPAYTSGVLAKYGQAFGSAATGAVTNPAAKRDDDR from the coding sequence ATGACACAGAAACACGACGATATCAGCGACGACGGCCTGCGAACCGCCAAATCAACATCGTTACCGAGTTCCGACGTCACCGAGGGGGCCGATCGTGCGCCCCACCGGGCGATGTTCTACGCGATGGAGTACGACGAGGAGGACCTCGCCTCGCCGATGATCGGGATCGCGAACCCGGCCGCCGACGTCACGCCCTGTAACGTCCACCTGGACGAACTCGCCGAGGCGGCGTGGACCGGCGTCGATGACGCAGGCGGCATGCCGATCGAGTTCGGGACGATCACCATCTCCGACGCGATCTCGATGGGGACGGAGGGGATGAAGGCCTCGCTCGTCTCCCGCGAGGTGATCGCGGATTCGGTCGAGCTGGTGGCCTTCGGCGAGCGACTCGACGGACTGGTGACGCTCGCCGGCTGCGACAAGAACCTCCCAGGCATGATGATGGCGGCGATCCGAACCGACCTCCCGACCGTCTTCTGCTACGGCGGCACCATCCTCCCCGGCGAGTTCCACGGCGACGACGTCACCATTCAGGACGTCTTCGAGGGCGTCGGCGCCCACGCCGAGGGTGACCTCTCGCGCGAGGAACTCGACGAACTCGAACACGCCGCCTGCCCTGGCCCCGGGTCCTGCGCCGGCATGTACACCGCGAACACGATGGCCTCGATGAGCGAAGCGCTCGGGCTCGCTCCCCTGGGCTCCGCGACCGCACCCGCCGTTACGGACGAACGCGCCGAGATCGTCGCCGAGGCGGGCGCACTCGCACTCGAAGCGGTCGAGGCAGATCGGCGCCCCTCCGACATCCTCACCCGGGAGTCGTTCGAGAACGCCATCACGCTCGACGTCGCGATCGGTGGGTCGACGAACTCCGTCCTCCACCTCCTCGCGCTCGCGGCGGAGGCCGGTATCGACCTCGCGATCGAGGACTTCGACGAAATCTCCCGGCGGACGCCCCACATCGTCGACGTCCGCCCGGGCGGCACGCACGTGATGGCCGACCTCCACCAGCAGGGCGGCATTCCGGTCGTCCTCCGACGACTCTTGGACGCCGACTTGCTCCACGGCGACGCGATGACCGTGACCGGCCGAACGATCGAGGACGAACTCGACGCGCTGTCGCTGCCGGCCGACGACGACGTCGACCCGGCGGTCGTCCGGCCGATCGAGGACCCCATTCACGAGGAGGGCGCCCTCGTCATCCTCACCGGCAACCTCGCCCCCGACGGCTCGGTGTTGAAAGTGACTGGCGACGACGAGCTCTACCACCAGGGCCCGGCCCGCGTCTTCGAGCGTGAAGAGGACGCCATGGAGTGGGTCCAGTCGGGCGGGATCGAATCGGGCGACGTCGTCGTCATCCGGAACGAAGGGCCCCGCGGCGGTCCCGGCATGCGCGAGATGCTCGGCGTCACGGCAGCCGTCGTCGGCCAGGGCCACGAGGACGACGTCGCGCTGCTGACCGACGGTCGCTTCTCCGGCGCGACGCGCGGGCCGATGATCGGCCACGTCGCCCCGGAGGCGGCCGACGGCGGCCCGATCGCCGCCGTCGAAGACGGCGACATCGTGACGGTCGACATCCCGAATCGCGAACTCTCCGTCGCGCTCGACGACGCTGAACTCGAATCCAGACTGGACGCGAGAGACGAGCCCGAACCCGCGTACACGTCGGGTGTCCTCGCGAAGTACGGCCAGGCGTTCGGATCGGCGGCGACCGGCGCTGTGACGAATCCGGCGGCGAAACGCGACGACGACCGATAA
- the leuC gene encoding 3-isopropylmalate dehydratase large subunit — translation MSEGTLYDAVWDAHRVRTLPTGQDQLFVGLHLVHEVTSPQAFGMIDERGYEVAYPSLTHATVDHIVPTADQSRPFADDAAEAMMQALESNVADAGIEFSSPETGRQGIVHVVGPEQGLTQPGTTIVCGDSHTATHGAFGALAFGIGTSQIRDVLATGCVAMAKQRVRKIELTGDLDPGVTAKDAILAIIRELGTDGGVGYVYEYAGDAVESMGMEGRMTLCNMSIEGGARAGYVNPDETTYEWLAETPEFTDDPDRLESLKPYWESIRSDPDATYDDVVQLDASALDPMVTWGTTPGQGVGITEPIPDPAELPDDEQDVAREAQDHMDVTPGETMVGYEIDVAFLGSCTNARLADLRAAADVVSGREVHPDVRAMVVPGSQRVKAAAEREDLDDVFREAGFDWRGAGCSMCLGMNDDQLVGDEVCASSSNRNFVGRQGSPDGRTVLMSPQMVAAAAVTGTVTDVRTLPEVVA, via the coding sequence ATGAGCGAGGGAACGCTCTACGACGCGGTCTGGGACGCCCACCGGGTGCGGACCCTCCCGACCGGGCAGGACCAGCTGTTCGTGGGCCTGCACCTGGTCCACGAGGTCACGAGCCCCCAGGCGTTCGGAATGATAGACGAGCGCGGCTACGAAGTGGCCTACCCCTCGCTCACGCACGCGACGGTCGATCACATCGTCCCGACGGCCGACCAGTCGCGACCGTTCGCGGACGACGCGGCCGAAGCGATGATGCAAGCGCTCGAGTCGAACGTCGCCGACGCCGGGATCGAGTTTTCGAGCCCGGAGACGGGCCGACAGGGCATCGTCCACGTCGTCGGCCCGGAACAGGGGCTGACCCAGCCCGGAACGACGATCGTCTGCGGCGACTCCCACACGGCAACCCACGGCGCGTTCGGCGCGCTCGCCTTCGGTATCGGCACCTCGCAGATCCGCGACGTGCTCGCGACCGGCTGCGTGGCGATGGCAAAACAGCGGGTGCGCAAGATCGAGCTCACGGGCGACCTCGACCCGGGCGTCACCGCCAAGGACGCCATCCTGGCGATCATCCGCGAGCTGGGAACCGACGGTGGCGTCGGCTACGTCTACGAGTACGCGGGCGACGCCGTCGAGTCGATGGGCATGGAGGGACGAATGACCCTCTGCAACATGTCGATCGAAGGCGGCGCCCGCGCGGGCTACGTCAACCCGGACGAGACCACCTACGAGTGGCTGGCGGAGACCCCCGAATTCACGGACGATCCGGACCGACTCGAGTCGTTGAAGCCCTACTGGGAGTCGATCCGTTCCGATCCCGACGCGACGTACGACGACGTCGTCCAGCTCGACGCCTCGGCGCTCGACCCGATGGTCACCTGGGGAACGACCCCGGGACAGGGCGTCGGCATCACCGAGCCGATCCCCGACCCGGCCGAGTTGCCCGACGACGAACAGGACGTCGCCCGGGAGGCCCAGGACCACATGGACGTTACGCCCGGCGAGACGATGGTCGGTTACGAAATCGACGTCGCCTTCCTCGGCTCCTGTACGAACGCCCGCCTGGCCGACCTGCGGGCCGCAGCCGACGTCGTGTCGGGCCGCGAGGTCCACCCGGACGTCCGCGCGATGGTCGTCCCCGGCAGTCAGCGGGTCAAGGCCGCCGCGGAACGCGAAGACCTCGACGACGTCTTCCGCGAGGCCGGCTTCGACTGGCGCGGCGCCGGCTGTTCGATGTGTCTGGGGATGAACGACGACCAGCTCGTCGGCGACGAAGTCTGTGCCTCCTCGTCGAATCGCAACTTCGTCGGCCGCCAGGGCAGTCCGGACGGGCGAACGGTCCTGATGAGCCCGCAGATGGTCGCCGCGGCGGCTGTAACTGGAACAGTGACTGACGTCCGTACGCTTCCGGAGGTGGTCGCATGA
- a CDS encoding type II toxin-antitoxin system death-on-curing family toxin, which produces MSTDNNEDELWYPSVDDILLLHEDIVSEDGEASPGVTNPDRIEFAINYVKHGHFGEVPNTIHEKAFHLMRLLASNHWFVDGNKRTALNTTELFYLVNGYELSYGEDIRSMLKLLSVRESLIDRSIGPLYLSDQATPIDIEEDIDPWTALGVLLVAALIQYLDVDPDEYLPDDYDEARVREGWGLTTIYDGTVNIDEDKGTQENGS; this is translated from the coding sequence ATGTCGACGGACAATAACGAAGATGAATTGTGGTATCCGTCAGTCGACGATATCCTGCTGCTTCATGAAGACATTGTCTCCGAAGACGGTGAGGCTAGCCCTGGCGTAACCAACCCGGACCGAATCGAATTTGCGATCAATTACGTCAAACACGGTCACTTCGGCGAGGTCCCGAATACGATCCACGAAAAGGCGTTTCACCTGATGCGGTTACTTGCGTCGAATCACTGGTTCGTCGACGGTAACAAGCGGACTGCCCTCAATACCACCGAACTCTTCTATCTCGTCAACGGATACGAACTAAGTTACGGAGAGGACATCCGTTCGATGCTCAAATTACTTTCCGTAAGAGAATCGCTGATCGATCGTTCTATCGGCCCTCTCTATTTGTCCGATCAGGCGACGCCAATCGATATTGAAGAGGACATCGACCCCTGGACCGCTCTCGGTGTTCTTCTCGTCGCCGCACTCATTCAGTATCTGGATGTTGACCCTGATGAGTATCTACCCGACGACTACGACGAGGCCCGTGTTCGGGAGGGGTGGGGACTCACAACGATATACGACGGAACCGTTAACATCGACGAGGACAAAGGCACACAGGAGAATGGCAGCTGA